A window of the Lactobacillus gasseri ATCC 33323 = JCM 1131 genome harbors these coding sequences:
- the typA gene encoding translational GTPase TypA — translation MKFGEEFLLQRRDDIRNIAIIAHVDHGKTTLVNQLLKQSDTLPEHMNLEDRAMDSNAIERERGITILSKNTAVKYGDTTINILDTPGHADFGGEVERIMHMVDGCLLLVDAYEGTMPQTRFVLKKALEAGVKPIVVINKIDRPGARPKEVLDEVLELFIELGASDEQLDFPVVYASALNGTSSYDSDPAKQEETMDPIFDTIVKNIPAPVDNSDEPLQFQITMLDWDDYVGRIGVGRIYRGKVKVGDNITVMKRDGSTQNFRVTKLFGYFGLKRNEIQEAKAGDIIAISGINDIYVGETIASADKPEALPLLKIDPPTLQMDFVANDSPFAGREGDQVTPKKLEDRLIRQTRTDVSLKVEPTDQLNAWTVSGRGELHLSILVEELRREGFELQLSRPKVIYREIDGQMCEPFEAVQVDTPDAYVGSVIDSLSQRKGEMKNMESTGNGQTRLEFLVPSRGLIGYNNEFMSQTAGYGIMNHTFDSYKPVVKNWEPGRRNGALVSINQGQSTTYSLQSVEQRGELFIGAGVEVYEGMIVGQSSRERDIAVNVTKGKNLTNTRAAGKDHSASIKTPKTMTLEEAIEFLNDDEYCEVTPESIRLRKKILNTNERKKADKRRNK, via the coding sequence ATGAAGTTCGGGGAGGAATTTCTTTTGCAAAGAAGAGACGATATTAGAAATATTGCCATTATCGCACACGTTGACCACGGTAAGACTACTTTGGTTAACCAATTATTAAAACAATCAGATACATTGCCAGAGCACATGAACCTAGAAGACCGTGCTATGGACTCCAATGCTATTGAACGTGAACGTGGTATTACTATCTTATCTAAGAACACTGCTGTTAAGTATGGTGACACTACAATTAACATCTTAGATACACCAGGACACGCTGACTTCGGTGGTGAAGTAGAACGTATCATGCACATGGTTGATGGATGTTTATTACTTGTTGACGCCTACGAAGGTACTATGCCACAAACTCGTTTTGTGCTTAAGAAGGCCTTAGAAGCTGGCGTTAAGCCAATCGTAGTTATTAACAAGATTGACCGTCCAGGTGCTCGTCCAAAGGAAGTTCTAGATGAAGTTCTTGAATTATTCATCGAATTAGGTGCTAGTGATGAACAGCTTGATTTCCCAGTTGTTTATGCATCTGCTTTGAATGGTACGTCTTCATATGATTCAGACCCAGCTAAGCAAGAAGAAACAATGGATCCTATTTTTGATACTATTGTTAAGAATATTCCTGCTCCAGTTGACAATTCTGATGAACCACTACAATTCCAAATTACTATGCTTGATTGGGATGACTATGTAGGACGTATCGGTGTAGGTCGTATTTACCGTGGAAAAGTTAAGGTTGGGGACAACATCACTGTTATGAAACGTGATGGCTCAACTCAAAACTTCCGTGTTACTAAGTTATTCGGTTACTTCGGTTTGAAGCGTAACGAAATTCAAGAAGCAAAAGCTGGCGACATTATTGCTATTTCAGGTATTAATGATATTTATGTTGGTGAAACTATTGCTTCTGCAGATAAGCCTGAAGCATTACCACTTCTTAAGATTGATCCACCAACTCTTCAAATGGACTTTGTTGCCAATGACTCACCATTTGCAGGTCGTGAAGGAGACCAAGTTACTCCTAAGAAACTTGAAGACCGTTTGATTCGTCAAACTCGTACTGACGTTTCTTTGAAGGTAGAACCAACTGATCAATTAAATGCTTGGACTGTTTCTGGTCGTGGTGAATTACACTTGTCAATTTTAGTTGAAGAACTTCGTCGTGAAGGATTCGAATTGCAACTTTCACGTCCTAAAGTTATCTACCGCGAAATTGATGGTCAAATGTGTGAACCATTTGAAGCAGTTCAAGTTGATACCCCAGATGCTTATGTAGGTTCAGTTATCGATTCTCTTTCACAAAGAAAAGGTGAAATGAAGAATATGGAATCTACTGGTAATGGTCAAACTAGACTTGAATTCTTAGTACCATCACGTGGTTTGATTGGTTACAACAATGAATTCATGTCTCAAACTGCTGGTTACGGAATTATGAACCATACTTTTGATTCATATAAGCCAGTAGTTAAGAACTGGGAACCAGGTCGTCGTAATGGTGCTTTGGTTTCAATTAACCAAGGTCAATCAACTACTTACTCACTTCAATCAGTTGAGCAACGTGGTGAATTATTCATCGGTGCTGGTGTTGAAGTTTACGAAGGTATGATTGTAGGTCAATCTTCACGTGAACGTGATATTGCTGTTAACGTAACTAAGGGTAAGAACTTAACTAACACCCGTGCAGCAGGTAAGGACCACTCAGCTTCAATTAAGACTCCTAAGACTATGACTTTGGAAGAAGCTATTGAATTCTTGAATGACGATGAATACTGTGAAGTAACTCCAGAAAGTATTCGTTTACGTAAGAAGATCTTAAATACTAACGAAAGAAAAAAGGCAGATAAGAGACGTAATAAGTAG
- the def gene encoding peptide deformylase, with the protein MILMHDITRDGNPVLRQVAKPLTFPLADEYKELADEMMQYLINSQDPKIAEKHQLRAGVGLAAPQVGKSIQMAALLVPNDKGEIIFKEVFVNPKIISESVRKACLAEGEGCLSVDKDIEGYVPRPDKLKIHYYTVDGEEKTIRLKDYPAIVASHEIDHLNGHLFYDRINKQNPFDLAEDTIVIS; encoded by the coding sequence TTGATTTTAATGCATGATATTACGCGCGATGGCAACCCCGTTTTAAGACAAGTTGCTAAGCCATTAACTTTCCCATTAGCTGATGAATACAAAGAATTAGCTGATGAAATGATGCAATATTTAATTAATTCGCAAGATCCTAAAATTGCTGAAAAGCACCAATTAAGAGCTGGCGTTGGTTTAGCTGCTCCACAAGTTGGCAAGAGCATTCAAATGGCTGCCCTTTTAGTTCCAAATGATAAAGGTGAAATTATTTTTAAGGAAGTTTTTGTCAATCCAAAAATTATTTCTGAATCAGTAAGAAAAGCTTGTCTTGCTGAAGGCGAAGGCTGCCTAAGTGTAGATAAAGATATTGAAGGCTATGTTCCTCGTCCTGATAAGTTAAAGATTCATTATTATACAGTTGACGGTGAAGAAAAGACAATTCGCCTAAAAGATTATCCAGCAATTGTTGCTTCTCACGAAATTGACCACTTAAATGGTCACTTATTCTATGACCGTATCAATAAGCAAAATCCTTTTGATTTAGCCGAAGATACCATTGTTATTTCTTAA
- a CDS encoding DNA-dependent RNA polymerase subunit epsilon, with the protein MIYKVLYQKDQIVNPRRETTKTLFLEADNVVAARTMVEDNTPYNIELIQELTGNSLAYEKQNPDFKLTTFKSEDK; encoded by the coding sequence ATGATCTACAAAGTTTTATACCAAAAAGACCAGATCGTTAATCCAAGAAGAGAAACTACTAAAACTCTTTTTTTAGAAGCAGATAATGTAGTTGCAGCAAGAACTATGGTTGAGGATAATACCCCCTACAACATTGAACTCATCCAAGAATTAACTGGAAACTCACTTGCTTACGAAAAGCAAAATCCAGATTTTAAGCTGACAACTTTCAAATCTGAAGATAAATAA
- the rnjA gene encoding ribonuclease J1, with amino-acid sequence MKLKNNEVGVFAIGGLGEIGRNMYCVEYQDEIIIMDCGIKFPEDDMMGINYVISDYSYLVKNRKKIKALVVTHGHEDHIGGIPYLLKKIPEIPVYATPFALALIRGKLDEHGILNSSELHEEHEDTVLKFDKLSVSFFRTTHSIPDTLGIAVHTPEGAVVFTGDFKFDLTPVMSQPAPDFQKMAKLGQEGVLALLSDSTNAEVPTFTKSERFVAHSLHDIITGIKGRIIFATFASNLYRVSTAIKAAVDTGRKVAIFGRSMENGVQNGIDLGYLNIPEGTLVDANEINHTPPEKAMILCTGSQGEPLAALSRIADGTHRQISLQPGDTVIFSSNPIPGNTTSVNHLINKLTEAGANVVHGKIHNVHTSGHAGQEEQKMMIELTKPEYFIPVHGEYRMQVVHTETAQSTGMAKDHTFVLKNGDVLALTKDSSRIAGHINIPDVFVDTSGSDDVGNIVVRDRQILAEEGLVVVVATVDYKHQRVLAGPDILSRGFVYMRESTELISQAQKHVYHILKTEMAKDPQPKENEIRKAIIENLQDFLYSKTERRPMILPMLIEKK; translated from the coding sequence TTGAAATTAAAGAATAACGAAGTCGGCGTTTTCGCTATAGGGGGTCTAGGCGAAATCGGCCGTAATATGTACTGCGTTGAGTACCAAGATGAGATTATCATCATGGACTGCGGTATTAAATTCCCAGAAGATGACATGATGGGAATTAATTATGTTATCTCAGACTATTCTTACCTTGTTAAGAATAGAAAAAAAATCAAAGCATTGGTTGTCACTCACGGACACGAAGACCACATTGGTGGGATTCCTTACCTTTTAAAGAAAATTCCTGAAATTCCAGTTTATGCAACTCCATTTGCTCTCGCTCTAATTCGCGGAAAACTTGATGAACATGGAATTTTAAATTCTAGTGAGCTTCACGAAGAGCATGAAGATACTGTTTTGAAGTTTGATAAGCTTTCAGTTAGTTTTTTCAGAACAACTCACTCAATCCCTGACACTTTGGGAATTGCAGTTCATACTCCAGAAGGTGCAGTTGTCTTTACGGGAGATTTTAAGTTTGACTTAACTCCTGTAATGAGTCAACCTGCCCCTGACTTTCAGAAGATGGCCAAGTTAGGTCAAGAAGGTGTACTCGCCCTCCTGTCTGACTCAACTAATGCGGAAGTTCCAACCTTTACAAAATCAGAAAGATTCGTTGCTCATTCCTTACACGATATCATCACTGGAATTAAAGGTAGAATTATTTTTGCAACCTTTGCTTCTAACCTTTATCGTGTGTCAACCGCTATTAAAGCAGCTGTTGACACCGGAAGAAAAGTTGCAATCTTTGGTCGCTCAATGGAAAATGGTGTTCAAAATGGTATTGATCTTGGCTATCTAAATATCCCAGAAGGAACTTTAGTCGATGCCAACGAAATCAACCATACTCCACCTGAAAAAGCAATGATTTTATGTACTGGTTCTCAAGGAGAACCACTTGCAGCTCTTTCAAGAATTGCAGATGGAACTCACCGTCAAATTTCATTACAACCAGGCGATACAGTAATCTTTTCATCTAACCCTATTCCGGGCAATACAACCAGTGTTAACCACTTAATTAATAAGTTAACTGAAGCTGGTGCTAATGTTGTTCATGGCAAGATTCATAATGTCCACACTTCTGGACACGCTGGTCAAGAAGAACAAAAGATGATGATTGAGTTAACCAAGCCTGAATACTTCATTCCTGTTCACGGTGAATACAGAATGCAAGTTGTTCATACTGAAACTGCTCAGTCTACTGGCATGGCTAAAGATCATACCTTTGTTTTAAAAAATGGCGATGTACTTGCTTTAACTAAAGATTCTTCAAGAATCGCTGGTCACATTAATATCCCAGATGTCTTTGTTGATACTTCTGGTAGTGATGATGTTGGAAATATCGTCGTTCGTGACCGCCAAATTTTAGCTGAAGAAGGTCTTGTGGTAGTTGTAGCAACTGTTGACTACAAGCACCAACGTGTCTTAGCAGGACCAGATATTTTAAGTCGTGGTTTTGTTTACATGCGTGAATCAACTGAGTTGATTAGTCAAGCACAGAAACATGTCTACCACATTCTTAAGACTGAAATGGCTAAAGATCCACAACCAAAAGAAAATGAAATTAGAAAGGCAATTATTGAAAATCTTCAAGATTTCTTATATTCAAAGACTGAAAGAAGACCGATGATTTTGCCAATGCTAATTGAAAAGAAATAA
- a CDS encoding diacylglycerol/lipid kinase family protein, producing the protein MKKVHLLVNLKSGSNKGAKALKEIEAALKNEKVAYDIQISTYPGQLVPIATTTANEINDNHECIVIVGGDGSLNQALNGVKSSLHPDTPLAYFPAGTGNDFARAAKLQKDPSKFIRKLRNQPTVTKVDCGRYQDLITGEEKYFVNNLGIGFDAYVVNKTNHSKLKTKFNKINLGNLTYGINIVQALKGQDNFRVKISANNHTYSYDHAYLVTTTNHPYFGGGVPILPIANIYNRELDIAIVEKPNLAKFLYLFSKLLINGSHMQSKQFHYFEANKIEVETYQSEYGQLDGEELNKRKFHLKFEVDHFNILK; encoded by the coding sequence ATGAAAAAGGTTCATTTACTTGTAAATTTAAAATCTGGTAGCAACAAAGGCGCAAAAGCTCTTAAAGAAATTGAGGCTGCCCTAAAAAATGAAAAAGTAGCATATGATATTCAAATTTCTACTTATCCTGGACAACTCGTTCCAATTGCAACTACGACAGCTAATGAAATTAATGATAATCATGAATGTATTGTTATAGTTGGCGGTGATGGATCTTTGAATCAGGCTTTAAATGGGGTAAAAAGTTCACTTCATCCTGATACTCCACTCGCCTATTTTCCAGCTGGTACCGGAAATGATTTTGCTCGAGCAGCTAAACTACAAAAGGATCCCTCGAAATTTATTAGGAAACTTAGAAATCAACCAACAGTAACAAAAGTCGACTGTGGTAGATATCAAGATTTAATTACAGGCGAAGAGAAATATTTTGTCAATAATTTAGGAATTGGCTTTGATGCGTATGTGGTTAATAAGACCAATCATTCAAAACTCAAAACTAAGTTTAATAAAATCAATTTAGGGAACTTAACTTACGGAATAAATATTGTCCAAGCACTCAAAGGACAAGATAATTTTAGGGTCAAGATTTCAGCCAATAATCATACTTATTCTTATGATCATGCATACTTAGTTACAACAACTAACCACCCCTACTTTGGTGGTGGAGTTCCAATATTACCAATTGCTAATATTTATAATCGTGAATTAGATATTGCGATTGTAGAAAAACCTAATTTAGCTAAATTTTTGTATCTCTTTTCTAAGCTTCTAATCAATGGATCACATATGCAAAGCAAGCAATTTCATTATTTTGAAGCAAATAAAATTGAAGTAGAAACCTATCAATCGGAATATGGTCAACTTGATGGAGAAGAATTAAATAAGAGAAAATTCCATTTAAAATTTGAAGTTGATCACTTTAATATTTTGAAATAA
- a CDS encoding ATP-dependent RecD-like DNA helicase, producing MAETSFTGRINGIVFENNQDLFKIIDVDLISKLADYDRDNIRVTGNFGDIQIGSTYKFVGQVVVHEKFGKQFRVSSYEPVLPHEEGSLAKYLSSDKFPGIGKKAAEKIIASLGTNALDLIKSNPTEIENLDLTPKQKNSLLSGINQMDSFSEIVIKLAKYGINKKTAGNIYKAYHGDSLKKLEEDPYQAVGEIRGFGFRTADNIGQALGIELNDPKRVRGAILSILQSALSTLGDTYVALDDLLTQAYDLVQASSYDDLANSVNELQRQGKVVVSGDKAALQGIFQTELDISNELKRLVKNRVEKEKFSDEKIEHAINHAEEELEIKYDETQKKAIKNALNNPISILTGGPGTGKTTIINGILMCLKELAEIPSGALYSEDPPFLLAAPTGRAAKRMSEITDISAKTIHRLLGLGIGENDATDVNELNGEILIIDEMSMVDMFLFKQLLSGINSTKRIVFVGDQDQLPSVGAGNIFSDLIKSEAFPTTRLQVIHRQGEDSSIIKLAHAINEEDAEQIIFNKTKNYSFIPCQPRLVGDAIDQIVNLAIKRGFEKDDVQVLGAMYNGQGGITHLNDILQDVMNPMSSKTKVIEAHNESFRIGDRILQLQNNPEKDIYNGQIGKIIGLNPDDKAKILIADFDGREIEFSVKDLNDITRAYAITIHKSQGSEFPLVILNLTMQNYMMLRRNLLYTAITRAEKNLVMVGEKKAYLMALRTPGNDRKTDLASKIRHELGLKEVVEHDSNENIKQEQAQTEVKEEVTEPKDYILTPDLIYSGKINPMIGMEKIELKARD from the coding sequence ATGGCAGAAACTAGTTTTACTGGACGAATTAACGGAATTGTTTTTGAAAATAATCAAGATCTTTTCAAAATTATTGATGTAGACTTGATTAGTAAATTAGCAGATTATGATCGTGACAATATCCGAGTAACTGGTAATTTTGGTGATATTCAGATTGGCTCGACTTACAAGTTTGTTGGTCAAGTTGTTGTACATGAAAAGTTTGGTAAACAATTTCGCGTTAGTTCATATGAACCAGTTTTACCACATGAAGAGGGAAGTTTAGCGAAATATCTAAGTTCTGATAAATTCCCCGGTATTGGTAAAAAAGCCGCTGAGAAGATTATTGCTAGTTTAGGTACTAATGCCTTGGATCTGATTAAGTCCAACCCAACTGAAATTGAAAACCTTGATTTAACGCCAAAGCAAAAGAATAGTTTACTATCTGGGATTAATCAAATGGACTCTTTCTCAGAAATTGTTATTAAGCTAGCTAAATACGGAATTAATAAAAAAACTGCTGGAAATATTTATAAAGCCTATCATGGAGATTCTCTAAAAAAACTTGAAGAGGATCCTTATCAAGCAGTTGGTGAAATTAGAGGCTTCGGCTTTAGGACAGCAGATAATATTGGTCAAGCACTTGGAATTGAATTAAATGATCCAAAAAGAGTTAGAGGTGCAATTTTAAGTATTTTGCAGAGTGCTCTAAGTACGCTGGGAGACACTTATGTGGCACTAGATGATTTACTAACTCAGGCATATGATTTGGTTCAAGCTAGTTCTTATGACGACTTGGCAAATAGTGTGAATGAGCTTCAGCGTCAAGGTAAGGTGGTTGTGTCAGGCGACAAAGCAGCTTTACAGGGAATTTTTCAAACTGAACTTGATATTTCAAATGAGTTAAAGCGTTTAGTCAAAAATCGGGTAGAAAAAGAAAAATTCAGTGATGAAAAAATTGAGCATGCAATTAATCATGCTGAAGAAGAACTTGAAATTAAGTATGACGAAACGCAAAAAAAAGCTATTAAAAATGCTTTAAATAATCCAATTTCCATTCTTACTGGTGGACCAGGTACTGGTAAGACAACAATTATTAATGGAATTTTGATGTGTTTAAAGGAACTTGCAGAGATTCCAAGTGGAGCCTTGTATAGTGAAGATCCGCCATTTTTGTTAGCTGCTCCAACAGGACGGGCTGCTAAGAGAATGAGCGAGATTACCGATATTTCTGCTAAAACTATTCACCGTTTGTTGGGGCTAGGTATTGGCGAAAATGATGCTACCGATGTTAATGAATTAAATGGTGAAATTTTAATTATTGATGAAATGTCGATGGTTGATATGTTTCTGTTCAAGCAGTTGTTATCGGGGATTAATTCGACAAAAAGAATTGTATTTGTTGGTGACCAAGACCAGCTACCTTCGGTTGGAGCGGGAAATATTTTTAGTGATCTAATTAAGTCAGAAGCGTTTCCAACAACTAGACTTCAGGTAATTCATCGACAAGGGGAAGATTCATCAATTATCAAGCTAGCTCATGCAATTAATGAAGAAGATGCTGAACAAATAATTTTTAATAAAACTAAGAACTATTCCTTTATTCCGTGTCAGCCAAGGTTAGTTGGAGACGCAATTGATCAAATTGTTAATTTAGCTATTAAGCGTGGTTTTGAAAAGGATGACGTTCAGGTCCTTGGAGCTATGTATAATGGTCAGGGCGGGATTACCCACTTGAATGACATCTTGCAAGATGTGATGAATCCAATGTCTTCTAAAACCAAGGTAATTGAAGCACATAATGAAAGTTTTAGAATCGGTGATCGGATTTTACAATTGCAAAATAATCCTGAAAAGGATATTTATAATGGTCAAATTGGCAAAATTATTGGCCTCAATCCTGATGATAAGGCTAAAATATTAATTGCTGATTTTGATGGCCGAGAAATAGAGTTTAGCGTTAAAGATTTAAATGATATTACTCGTGCTTATGCAATTACGATTCATAAATCACAGGGATCAGAATTTCCGTTAGTTATTTTGAATCTTACTATGCAAAATTATATGATGTTGAGACGTAATTTGCTCTATACAGCAATTACTCGAGCTGAGAAGAATCTCGTTATGGTAGGAGAAAAAAAGGCCTATCTTATGGCTTTACGTACACCCGGAAATGATCGGAAAACGGATTTAGCTTCTAAGATCAGACATGAATTGGGTCTAAAAGAAGTAGTTGAGCATGATTCTAACGAAAATATTAAACAAGAACAGGCTCAAACTGAAGTTAAAGAAGAGGTAACTGAACCTAAAGATTATATCTTAACTCCTGATTTAATTTACTCTGGTAAAATCAACCCAATGATTGGGATGGAAAAGATAGAATTAAAAGCAAGAGATTAG
- a CDS encoding tetratricopeptide repeat protein — protein sequence MDKKIANLYDAGKVDNAIHLLIKKINNHPKNIENYLQLSTYLIEQNSADQALELLEKARGLVDQPEALTYNIAVCYYMQGDFAKSLALLNSIPDDEETMYQKSLIFMKLGQYQKALAYALTLKNQDERTLELIGDIWLSLGDLKAANQTYSKILEDQRNAKVNFLLGLTLFDTNPDEAENYFKLSKEQDPKYFAQAQKQYNAVAKLIRGKNGRN from the coding sequence ATGGATAAAAAAATAGCCAACTTATATGATGCTGGCAAAGTTGATAATGCTATACACTTATTGATTAAAAAAATAAACAATCATCCTAAAAATATAGAAAATTATTTACAGCTTTCAACTTATTTGATTGAACAAAATTCGGCAGATCAAGCTTTAGAATTATTAGAAAAAGCCCGTGGACTTGTTGATCAGCCAGAAGCCTTAACCTATAACATTGCTGTTTGTTATTACATGCAAGGAGATTTTGCTAAATCACTGGCTTTACTTAATTCGATTCCAGACGATGAAGAGACCATGTATCAAAAGTCGTTAATTTTTATGAAGTTAGGTCAATATCAAAAGGCATTAGCTTATGCTCTAACTTTGAAAAATCAGGATGAGAGGACTTTAGAATTAATTGGCGACATTTGGCTTAGTCTGGGTGATTTAAAAGCGGCAAATCAAACTTACAGTAAGATCCTAGAAGATCAAAGAAATGCAAAAGTTAATTTTTTGCTTGGTTTAACTTTATTTGATACTAATCCTGATGAGGCAGAGAATTACTTTAAATTATCAAAAGAACAGGATCCTAAATATTTTGCACAAGCACAAAAGCAATACAATGCTGTAGCAAAATTGATTAGAGGTAAAAATGGCAGAAACTAG
- a CDS encoding histidine phosphatase family protein translates to MQLYFVRHGKTKWNLEGRYQGGSGNSPLLPESYEDIKKLAEYLKGTKFRAFYASPLQRALTTAVMLRNDMGITVPVIVDDRLKEFNLGDLEGMKFVDAESQYPDQIKAFRYSPERYDPSTFHGEDFEHMIKRGKSLISDIVKRYPNKDDKVLLVSHGAALCALIRTLEGYDVADIRKRGGLTNTSLTILDTEDQGKTFNEIAWNETSYLDRKITSRDTI, encoded by the coding sequence ATGCAATTATATTTCGTTAGACATGGAAAAACAAAGTGGAATTTAGAAGGGCGCTATCAAGGAGGTAGTGGTAATTCACCACTCTTACCAGAAAGCTATGAAGATATTAAAAAATTAGCTGAGTACTTAAAGGGAACTAAGTTTAGGGCCTTTTATGCTAGTCCTTTACAACGTGCTTTAACTACTGCTGTAATGCTTAGAAATGATATGGGGATTACTGTTCCAGTTATTGTAGATGATCGCTTGAAAGAGTTTAATCTTGGCGATCTTGAGGGAATGAAATTTGTTGACGCTGAGAGTCAATACCCTGATCAAATTAAGGCCTTTCGTTATTCACCAGAACGCTACGATCCATCAACTTTTCATGGTGAAGACTTTGAACACATGATTAAACGTGGTAAAAGTTTAATTAGTGATATTGTTAAACGCTATCCAAATAAAGATGATAAGGTGCTTTTGGTGAGCCACGGGGCAGCTCTATGTGCATTAATTAGAACTCTTGAAGGTTATGACGTTGCTGATATTAGAAAGCGCGGTGGCTTGACTAATACTAGCTTGACGATTCTTGACACTGAAGATCAAGGGAAGACCTTTAATGAAATAGCATGGAATGAAACAAGCTATTTAGATCGAAAGATTACTAGTAGGGATACAATTTAA
- the mnmA gene encoding tRNA 2-thiouridine(34) synthase MnmA — translation MVDNSEIRVVVGMSGGVDSSVSALLLKQQGFDVVGVFMKNWDDTDDSGVCTATEDYEDVKKVADEIGIPYYSINFEKDYWERVFEYFLNEYKKGRTPNPDVMCNKEIKFKSFLDFAMDLDADYIAMGHYAATKVDENGIVHMMRPKDGNKDQTYFLSQLSQDQLKKVIFPLANLTKPQVREIAIDAGLATAKKKDSTGICFIGERNFKKFLSEFLPAQSGKMVTPDGKVVGEHAGLMYYTIGQRSGLGLGSTKESTDPWFVVGKDLKKNELIVEQGYDSKLLYATSLDASGVSFFTGQPEHDIDLKCTAKFRYRQPDVGVTMHYHAKDNTVHVEFDEPARAVTPGQAIVFYNGEECLGGATIDRAYQNEKQLQLV, via the coding sequence ATGGTAGATAACAGCGAAATTAGAGTCGTTGTTGGGATGAGTGGAGGAGTTGATTCTTCAGTTTCTGCTCTTTTACTCAAACAACAAGGCTTTGATGTTGTCGGCGTCTTCATGAAGAATTGGGATGATACTGATGATTCCGGAGTTTGTACGGCAACTGAAGATTACGAAGATGTAAAAAAAGTTGCAGATGAAATCGGCATTCCTTATTATTCTATTAATTTTGAAAAAGATTACTGGGAGCGAGTATTTGAATATTTCTTAAATGAATATAAGAAAGGTAGAACTCCTAATCCCGATGTAATGTGCAATAAAGAAATAAAATTTAAATCCTTCTTAGATTTTGCAATGGATCTAGATGCAGATTATATTGCAATGGGTCACTATGCAGCTACTAAGGTTGATGAGAATGGTATTGTACATATGATGCGACCAAAAGATGGCAATAAGGACCAAACTTACTTCTTAAGTCAACTTTCACAAGATCAATTGAAAAAGGTAATCTTCCCGCTTGCTAACTTAACTAAGCCACAAGTGCGTGAAATTGCAATTGACGCAGGCCTTGCCACCGCTAAGAAGAAGGATTCAACTGGAATCTGTTTTATTGGTGAACGTAACTTTAAAAAGTTCTTGAGTGAATTTTTACCAGCTCAATCAGGAAAGATGGTTACTCCTGATGGAAAAGTTGTGGGCGAGCATGCTGGATTAATGTATTATACTATCGGTCAAAGATCCGGTCTTGGCTTAGGTTCAACGAAGGAATCAACTGATCCTTGGTTTGTAGTAGGTAAGGATTTAAAGAAGAATGAATTGATCGTTGAGCAAGGATACGATAGTAAGCTTTTATATGCTACTAGCTTAGATGCAAGTGGCGTATCCTTCTTTACTGGTCAGCCGGAGCATGATATTGATTTGAAGTGCACTGCTAAGTTTAGATACCGCCAGCCAGATGTTGGTGTTACTATGCATTATCATGCAAAAGATAATACAGTTCATGTTGAATTTGATGAACCTGCGCGTGCCGTTACGCCAGGACAGGCAATTGTTTTCTATAATGGTGAAGAATGTCTTGGTGGGGCAACTATTGACCGTGCTTACCAAAATGAAAAGCAATTGCAATTAGTATAG
- a CDS encoding DUF1831 domain-containing protein — protein MANTVIINGDNRKFTISPEIKRYALIDAGFTKTKRGNFMYKHPLYNESPYNATCQLKLTINEDLDHLTMVVTDTNGLQKVNIFKNKQLAPMVELLDFILKDLEDRQIIAPC, from the coding sequence ATGGCAAATACAGTAATTATTAATGGCGATAATCGTAAATTTACAATCAGTCCAGAAATTAAGCGTTACGCTTTAATTGATGCAGGTTTTACGAAGACTAAAAGAGGAAATTTCATGTATAAGCATCCTTTATATAATGAATCTCCTTATAATGCTACCTGTCAATTGAAGTTAACGATTAACGAAGATTTAGATCATTTAACAATGGTAGTCACTGATACTAATGGTTTACAGAAAGTTAATATTTTTAAAAATAAGCAATTAGCACCAATGGTTGAATTACTTGACTTCATTTTAAAGGATCTTGAGGATCGTCAGATTATTGCACCTTGCTAA